One segment of Gemmatimonadota bacterium DNA contains the following:
- a CDS encoding RHS repeat-associated core domain-containing protein, giving the protein MSTWDGIGSLSGGVTESYTIDRAGNLGTVGGGEVFHGTTNRMLRRANGASRAWNYSYDAAGNLIQAVDSGTVSVTYTYAYDALNRLVRVAQGATLIARYAYDVLGRRIAKRVYSAATGGTVGFTRFVYHGGQVAFETDSAGSTIGTRYVWGPGTDNLVAFRATAAATDHYYVATDKLGSVHQIIKRDGTWVRTYGYTPYGSVAASAGSGVTLRYRWTGREWDAETGWYFHRARYYDPGQRRFVQEDPAGAAGGENLYAYVGGQALVLRDPSGQWAEGGPPQPFQDPCPGFDTCYEHGIEIDGVFVKGWDLGMVARFNFKTNSERAGNGCPAWLNEASVEGAINDVWDASMSSQPDDLGRVPEFGVALSGSAGGLVAGGLIEGSHDPNDAFGVSASLTAGQHFALVHSHPNAGKPWPELGSGMTFGDKLSGTFGDIGRGGDWAIATQGFWVVAVGKSSNSRRLGLRVGSPEGKSSMCSVAKRVSAP; this is encoded by the coding sequence TTGAGCACCTGGGACGGCATCGGCAGCCTGTCGGGCGGCGTGACGGAGAGTTACACTATCGACCGGGCCGGCAACCTCGGCACCGTTGGCGGCGGCGAGGTCTTCCACGGCACCACCAACCGCATGTTGCGCCGCGCCAATGGGGCGAGCCGCGCCTGGAACTACAGCTACGACGCCGCGGGCAACCTCATCCAGGCCGTGGATTCGGGGACGGTCAGCGTCACCTACACCTATGCCTACGACGCCCTCAACCGTCTGGTGCGGGTGGCCCAGGGCGCCACGCTGATCGCGCGGTACGCCTACGACGTGCTCGGGCGGCGCATCGCCAAGCGGGTCTACTCCGCCGCCACCGGCGGCACGGTGGGCTTCACCCGGTTCGTGTATCACGGCGGGCAGGTGGCCTTCGAGACCGACTCGGCCGGCAGCACCATCGGCACCCGGTATGTCTGGGGGCCGGGGACGGACAACCTGGTGGCGTTCCGGGCCACCGCGGCCGCGACCGATCACTACTATGTGGCGACGGACAAGCTGGGCAGCGTCCACCAGATCATCAAGCGGGACGGCACCTGGGTCAGGACCTATGGCTACACGCCCTACGGGAGCGTCGCCGCCTCCGCGGGGTCCGGGGTGACGCTGCGCTACCGCTGGACCGGCCGGGAGTGGGATGCGGAGACGGGCTGGTACTTCCACCGGGCGCGGTACTACGACCCGGGCCAGCGGCGCTTCGTGCAGGAGGATCCGGCCGGGGCGGCGGGGGGTGAGAATTTGTATGCGTATGTGGGGGGACAGGCGCTGGTCCTGCGAGACCCCTCGGGGCAGTGGGCGGAGGGGGGGCCGCCCCAGCCGTTTCAGGATCCGTGCCCGGGCTTCGACACCTGCTATGAGCACGGAATCGAGATCGATGGGGTCTTCGTCAAAGGCTGGGATCTCGGCATGGTCGCGCGCTTCAACTTCAAGACCAATAGTGAACGAGCAGGAAACGGTTGTCCGGCGTGGTTGAACGAGGCATCCGTGGAGGGCGCCATAAATGATGTATGGGACGCCTCGATGAGTTCTCAGCCAGATGACCTTGGAAGAGTGCCAGAGTTCGGCGTCGCACTCTCAGGCTCCGCTGGGGGACTTGTAGCCGGTGGCCTGATCGAAGGAAGTCATGACCCGAATGATGCGTTCGGTGTCAGTGCGTCATTGACTGCCGGTCAGCACTTTGCGCTGGTGCATTCGCATCCCAATGCCGGCAAGCCCTGGCCCGAACTAGGGAGCGGGATGACCTTCGGCGACAAGCTCAGCGGAACGTTCGGTGATATCGGAAGGGGCGGTGACTGGGCGATCGCAACCCAGGGGTTTTGGGTGGTCGCGGTCGGGAAGAGCAGCAACTCGCGGCGGCTGGGGCTACGTGTGGGCTCCCCGGAGGGAAAATCGTCGATGTGCTCTGTCGCGAAGCGTGTTTCTGCGCCATGA
- a CDS encoding IS110 family transposase yields MVDALQGVPETPYLLSIPKVAPVTAAVFLGSIGDPRAYESSGQILRVAGLSLIERSSGILRGTKRISKRGRPLLRQAAYMFAVRSITKDGLFRAEYEALCQRNGGQKMKAVVAVMRSGLRLLYSVARDRRVFTAEPPVWRERPARQAVSA; encoded by the coding sequence ATGGTCGACGCCCTGCAAGGGGTGCCCGAGACGCCCTACCTCCTGAGCATCCCCAAGGTCGCCCCGGTTACCGCGGCCGTCTTCCTCGGCTCGATCGGCGATCCCCGGGCCTACGAGTCGAGCGGCCAGATCCTCCGGGTGGCCGGGCTCTCCTTGATCGAGCGCTCCAGCGGGATACTCCGCGGCACCAAGCGGATCTCCAAGCGGGGCCGGCCGCTGCTCCGCCAAGCGGCGTACATGTTCGCGGTCCGGAGTATCACCAAGGACGGCCTGTTCCGGGCCGAGTACGAGGCGCTGTGCCAGCGCAATGGCGGCCAGAAGATGAAGGCCGTGGTGGCGGTGATGCGCTCGGGGCTTCGGCTCCTCTACAGCGTGGCGCGCGACCGGCGGGTCTTCACGGCCGAGCCGCCGGTGTGGCGTGAGCGGCCGGCGCGGCAAGCAGTCTCGGCCTGA
- a CDS encoding RHS repeat-associated core domain-containing protein, producing the protein MDSLSYDGWGRLLGWQHFRKADTLLTLLASDSVWFDRTGNVHVNGETRTHELQTDRLLTRVAGAWTWSYTYDAGGNLTQASGNTLSQTITWTYQYDAANQLRSVRYRGHGWGADSLVARYGYDVLGRRIARRVYWSPLPGAEARETRYLYQGGQVVAETDAAGAFKWKYTWGPGTDNLVGLQDSTGTQFYVVQDQLGSVRGLVRRDGTWIMSQRFTPAGQLLARDSVGGHQWPKGLHVGWTGRETDPETGLSFHRARYYSPELRRWTQEDPIGYGGGGNLYAYVGGAVLEGRDPSGLIEDLRGGGGLGLAESFRPFTLDPTASSMLDQIPLPSGGSSTTIDLIAVLANGDRVPCSELPEACREFLEQSGDPLVGNPQLLADVRAKMNLAPYDSKYLSYRVESGGWCTATSCTVTFGGVGG; encoded by the coding sequence GTGGACAGCCTGAGCTATGACGGGTGGGGCCGGCTGCTGGGGTGGCAGCATTTCCGGAAGGCGGACACCCTCCTCACCCTGCTGGCCAGCGACTCGGTGTGGTTCGACCGCACCGGCAACGTCCATGTGAACGGGGAGACGCGCACCCACGAGCTGCAGACCGACCGGCTGCTCACCCGGGTGGCGGGGGCGTGGACCTGGAGCTATACCTATGATGCCGGCGGCAACCTCACCCAGGCCAGCGGCAACACGCTGTCGCAGACCATCACCTGGACGTACCAGTACGACGCCGCCAACCAGCTCCGGAGCGTGCGCTACCGCGGGCATGGCTGGGGGGCGGACAGCCTGGTGGCCCGGTACGGCTATGATGTGCTGGGCCGGCGGATCGCGCGCCGGGTGTACTGGTCGCCGCTGCCGGGGGCGGAGGCGCGGGAGACGCGCTACCTCTACCAGGGCGGGCAGGTGGTGGCGGAGACCGACGCGGCGGGGGCGTTCAAGTGGAAGTACACCTGGGGCCCCGGGACCGACAATCTGGTGGGGCTGCAGGACTCGACCGGCACCCAGTTCTACGTGGTGCAGGACCAGCTGGGCAGCGTCCGGGGCCTGGTGCGGCGGGACGGCACCTGGATCATGAGCCAGCGGTTCACGCCGGCGGGGCAGCTCCTGGCGCGGGATTCGGTCGGCGGGCACCAGTGGCCGAAGGGCTTGCACGTCGGGTGGACCGGGCGGGAGACGGACCCCGAGACGGGGCTCAGCTTCCACCGGGCGCGGTACTACAGCCCGGAGCTGCGGCGGTGGACGCAGGAGGACCCGATCGGGTACGGCGGCGGGGGCAACCTGTACGCCTACGTGGGCGGGGCGGTGCTGGAGGGGCGGGATCCGAGCGGGTTGATCGAGGACCTGCGGGGCGGGGGCGGGCTCGGGCTGGCGGAGTCGTTCCGTCCCTTCACCCTCGACCCGACCGCGTCGTCCATGCTGGATCAGATCCCGTTGCCCAGCGGAGGCTCTTCGACAACGATAGACCTGATTGCAGTTCTGGCGAACGGTGACAGGGTGCCTTGCAGCGAACTGCCAGAGGCCTGCCGGGAGTTTCTTGAGCAGTCGGGCGACCCTCTCGTAGGTAACCCGCAGCTACTTGCAGACGTGCGCGCGAAGATGAACTTGGCGCCTTACGACTCAAAGTACCTGTCGTACCGTGTCGAATCCGGTGGATGGTGCACGGCAACCTCATGTACGGTGACATTCGGCGGCGTCGGGGGATAA
- a CDS encoding RHS repeat-associated core domain-containing protein produces MLAGPVSGGKVNDGSLDCAYDPEGRLYLPCEHGAWAMAMDHGNVIRVGPMWRFAHGPGVDDPLIGRIAYANGTVREVFFVTDGQGRQLSLGEPNGTFANAPWADSFDDYKQYRWAGAATKAFSFAAERQSNANQPEISLFRNRAYDSRSGRWLQEDPIGIAGGINLYQFNGNNPVAYTDPFGLCPKQDLLCQVFVSGAQALGGAAGFFGGLAEGGLEGLACGPAAPACSPALALTNAVAGAIAIGTAAGKAADAIMSGTEPLQMARAGRGGGNSAENRASNQIKKEYRFTPEGENAFHTEIGRLKKFYDVKSLTEEQLREAADIVRQNAKYIRPPE; encoded by the coding sequence ATGCTAGCTGGCCCGGTTTCCGGGGGAAAGGTCAACGATGGAAGCCTGGACTGCGCGTATGATCCGGAGGGCCGCCTCTACCTGCCGTGCGAGCATGGGGCCTGGGCCATGGCGATGGACCATGGCAACGTGATCCGGGTCGGCCCGATGTGGCGGTTCGCGCATGGTCCCGGAGTGGACGACCCCTTGATCGGCCGCATTGCCTACGCCAACGGGACGGTGCGTGAGGTGTTCTTCGTCACCGATGGGCAGGGGCGCCAGCTGTCGCTCGGGGAGCCGAACGGGACCTTCGCGAATGCACCCTGGGCCGACAGCTTCGATGACTACAAGCAGTACCGTTGGGCCGGGGCGGCCACCAAGGCCTTCAGCTTTGCGGCCGAACGGCAGAGCAATGCGAATCAGCCGGAGATTTCCCTGTTCAGGAACCGGGCCTACGACTCACGGTCGGGCCGCTGGCTGCAGGAAGACCCCATCGGGATTGCGGGGGGGATCAATCTGTATCAGTTTAACGGGAACAACCCCGTAGCCTATACCGATCCGTTCGGATTGTGTCCCAAGCAAGACCTGCTCTGCCAGGTCTTCGTTTCAGGTGCCCAAGCCCTAGGCGGCGCAGCCGGGTTCTTCGGAGGGCTTGCCGAGGGCGGTCTGGAGGGCCTCGCCTGCGGGCCTGCTGCACCTGCCTGCTCACCCGCCTTGGCGCTAACGAACGCTGTCGCCGGCGCCATCGCAATTGGGACGGCGGCTGGTAAGGCCGCCGATGCAATCATGAGCGGTACCGAGCCGCTTCAGATGGCGAGGGCAGGCCGTGGCGGCGGCAACTCAGCTGAAAACCGGGCATCAAATCAGATCAAGAAGGAGTATAGGTTTACACCCGAAGGCGAGAACGCTTTCCACACAGAAATCGGCCGCCTCAAGAAATTCTACGATGTCAAGTCACTCACCGAGGAGCAGTTGCGTGAGGCGGCCGACATCGTCCGGCAGAATGCCAAGTACATCAGGCCACCGGAGTAA
- a CDS encoding RHS repeat-associated core domain-containing protein, with translation MRYRGHGWGADSLVARYGYDVLGRRIARRVYWSPLPGAEARETRYLYQGGQVVAETDAAGAFKWKYTWGPGTDNLVGLQDSTGTQFYVVQDQLGSVRGLVRRDGTWIMSQRFTPYGQLLARDSVGGHQWPKGLHVGWTGRETDPETGLSFHRARYYSPELRRWTEEDPIGYGGGGNLYAYVGGAVLEGRDPSGLIEDLRGGGGLGLAESFRPFTLDPTASSMLDQIPLPDGGAAARKAERENRKAQEGATGPESDVPELGDQYMTQPDAKTGEDFTKHGTLDFATTSFVHVRDLDVAESERQGRFVFFFTLDADAYTMTAKKGNVLTKEYQDRYGPGVVGYNGFLHSRAEGWTVRVEGLVQRATGLGVWTVAESRP, from the coding sequence GTGCGCTACCGCGGGCATGGCTGGGGGGCGGACAGCCTGGTGGCCCGGTACGGGTACGACGTGCTGGGCCGGCGGATCGCGCGGCGGGTGTACTGGTCGCCGCTGCCGGGGGCGGAGGCGCGGGAGACGCGCTACCTCTACCAGGGCGGGCAGGTGGTGGCGGAGACCGACGCGGCGGGGGCGTTCAAGTGGAAGTACACCTGGGGCCCCGGGACCGACAACCTGGTGGGACTGCAGGACTCGACCGGCACGCAGTTCTACGTGGTGCAGGACCAGCTGGGCAGCGTGCGGGGCCTGGTGCGGCGGGACGGCACCTGGATCATGAGCCAGCGGTTCACGCCGTACGGGCAGCTGCTGGCGCGGGATTCAGTCGGCGGGCACCAGTGGCCGAAGGGCTTGCACGTCGGGTGGACGGGGCGGGAGACGGACCCCGAGACGGGGCTCAGCTTCCATCGGGCGCGGTACTACAGCCCGGAGCTGCGGCGGTGGACGGAGGAGGACCCGATCGGGTACGGCGGCGGGGGCAACCTGTACGCCTACGTGGGCGGGGCAGTGCTGGAAGGGCGGGATCCGAGCGGGTTGATCGAGGACCTGCGGGGCGGGGGCGGGCTCGGGCTGGCGGAGTCGTTCCGTCCCTTCACCCTCGACCCGACCGCGTCATCGATGCTGGACCAGATCCCGCTGCCGGATGGCGGGGCGGCGGCACGGAAGGCGGAGCGGGAGAACAGGAAGGCCCAGGAGGGCGCCACAGGGCCTGAGTCCGATGTGCCCGAGCTTGGCGACCAGTACATGACTCAACCCGACGCGAAGACGGGCGAGGACTTCACCAAGCATGGAACCTTGGACTTCGCGACGACTTCCTTCGTTCACGTTCGTGACTTGGATGTGGCAGAGTCGGAGCGCCAGGGCAGGTTCGTGTTTTTCTTTACACTTGACGCGGATGCATACACAATGACCGCCAAGAAGGGTAACGTGCTGACGAAAGAGTACCAAGACCGCTATGGTCCTGGGGTTGTCGGCTACAATGGCTTCCTTCACAGTCGCGCGGAAGGATGGACAGTCCGTGTGGAAGGGCTCGTGCAGCGTGCCACTGGGCTCGGGGTCTGGACGGTCGCGGAAAGTAGACCCTAG
- a CDS encoding DUF4288 domain-containing protein: MTARLKWYSATLTFASRVGGIRSLRPLCEERVVLIRAPTESRARVLAAQYGHAEAHSYANARGEQVEWLFAKIDRLEQLEPPPAQGCWEVASRFNRRRQRDLRE; encoded by the coding sequence ATGACGGCTAGGTTGAAATGGTATTCCGCGACGTTAACATTCGCGAGCCGCGTTGGCGGTATCAGGAGCCTGCGCCCGTTGTGCGAGGAGCGAGTGGTGCTCATTCGAGCGCCGACTGAGTCACGAGCACGTGTTCTTGCGGCACAGTACGGACACGCCGAGGCGCATTCCTACGCGAACGCACGTGGCGAGCAAGTTGAATGGCTGTTTGCAAAGATTGATCGCCTGGAGCAGCTGGAACCGCCGCCGGCGCAGGGCTGCTGGGAAGTTGCAAGTCGTTTCAACCGACGGCGCCAACGTGACCTCCGCGAGTGA
- a CDS encoding RHS repeat-associated core domain-containing protein, with protein MRYRGHGWGADSLVARYGYDVLGRRIARRVYWSPLPGAEARETRYLYQGGQVVAETDAAGAFKWKYTWGPGTDNLVGLQDSTGTQFYVVQDQLGSVRGLVRRDGTWIMSQRFTPAGQLLARDSVGGHQWPKGLHVGWTGRETDPETGLSFHRARYYSPELRRWTQEDPIGYGGGGNLYAYVGGAVLEGRDPSGLFAEVGDLGLGFAEQETFSGGGELSMCLVFCTDARDRDEQKWEEWFDEQAEQVWERNRQAQQGRGPNLNTGDQNLDNAKLRAMIDDNLENAPDVYWNGQAGYRAEVGGWCTKRECTRIVGTKDGVDIGPPPTGALFAYHSHPNVGLASGPGGARYSAAPSACDRSTGNGDMCAYYIRGRTQNTYVFSDNQIARVTRQFGFRPRGGDVFQRWHP; from the coding sequence GTGCGCTACCGCGGGCACGGCTGGGGGGCGGACAGCCTGGTGGCCCGGTACGGGTACGACGTGCTGGGCCGGCGGATTGCGCGGCGGGTGTACTGGTCGCCGCTGCCGGGGGCGGAGGCGCGGGAGACGCGCTACCTCTACCAGGGCGGGCAGGTGGTGGCGGAGACCGACGCGGCGGGGGCGTTCAAGTGGAAGTACACCTGGGGCCCCGGGACCGACAACCTGGTGGGGCTGCAGGACTCGACCGGCACGCAGTTCTACGTGGTGCAGGACCAGCTGGGCAGCGTGCGGGGCCTGGTGCGGCGGGACGGCACCTGGATCATGAGCCAGCGGTTCACGCCGGCGGGGCAGCTCCTGGCGCGGGATTCGGTCGGCGGGCACCAGTGGCCGAAGGGCTTGCACGTCGGGTGGACGGGGCGGGAGACGGACCCCGAGACGGGGCTCAGCTTCCATCGGGCGCGGTACTACAGCCCGGAGCTTCGGCGGTGGACGCAGGAGGACCCGATCGGGTACGGCGGCGGGGGCAACCTGTACGCCTACGTGGGCGGGGCGGTGCTCGAGGGGCGGGATCCGAGTGGGTTGTTTGCGGAGGTGGGGGATCTCGGGCTCGGGTTCGCGGAGCAGGAGACCTTCAGCGGCGGGGGCGAGTTGTCGATGTGCCTGGTGTTCTGCACCGACGCAAGGGATCGGGATGAGCAGAAGTGGGAGGAGTGGTTTGATGAGCAGGCCGAGCAGGTGTGGGAACGGAACCGGCAGGCGCAGCAGGGAAGAGGTCCGAATCTGAATACCGGCGACCAGAATCTCGACAATGCGAAGCTTCGAGCGATGATCGACGACAACCTCGAGAATGCACCAGACGTGTACTGGAACGGTCAGGCAGGTTACCGGGCGGAGGTTGGCGGCTGGTGTACGAAAAGGGAATGCACCCGCATTGTCGGAACCAAGGATGGCGTTGACATCGGCCCCCCGCCTACGGGCGCACTATTCGCCTATCACTCACATCCCAACGTTGGGCTGGCTTCCGGACCGGGCGGCGCACGCTATTCAGCTGCGCCGAGCGCCTGCGACCGGAGCACTGGAAATGGGGACATGTGCGCATACTACATCAGGGGGCGCACACAGAACACGTATGTCTTTTCGGACAACCAGATTGCCCGCGTGACCCGGCAATTCGGGTTCCGCCCGCGCGGAGGTGATGTCTTCCAGCGCTGGCATCCGTAG
- a CDS encoding RHS repeat-associated core domain-containing protein, whose protein sequence is MSQRFTPYGQLLVRDSAVVAMPKGLHVGWTGRETDPETGLTFHRARYYSPELRRWTQEDPIGYGGGGNLYAYVGGAVLEGRDPSGLIRDCSGGACGNPHDWSGVWGLSGDGSDASGFGGGVGSYIEDDGYLEDLMDAMYGAARGKEGCYGQVCAVNQEEYERYKNSNLESRTIDEQRFPALAELLKPTRQLSSTEFAMLMGAAGIADAAARQSLLDHLLVGGRVGSASDWRAVSRDPGYAPGSADQYYGWYFPESLSVYGE, encoded by the coding sequence ATGAGCCAGCGGTTCACGCCCTATGGGCAGCTCCTGGTGCGGGATTCCGCGGTCGTGGCGATGCCGAAGGGGCTGCATGTCGGGTGGACGGGGCGGGAGACGGACCCCGAGACGGGGCTGACCTTCCACCGGGCGCGGTACTACAGCCCGGAGCTGCGGCGGTGGACGCAGGAGGACCCGATCGGGTACGGCGGCGGGGGCAACCTGTACGCCTACGTGGGCGGGGCGGTGCTGGAGGGGCGGGATCCGAGCGGGTTGATCCGGGACTGCTCGGGCGGGGCTTGCGGCAACCCGCATGATTGGTCGGGGGTTTGGGGTCTGTCGGGCGATGGGAGCGACGCTTCCGGCTTTGGTGGCGGGGTCGGGAGCTACATAGAGGATGACGGCTATCTCGAAGACCTGATGGACGCGATGTACGGAGCAGCGAGGGGAAAGGAAGGCTGCTATGGCCAGGTATGCGCGGTCAACCAGGAAGAATACGAACGCTACAAGAACAGCAATCTCGAGTCGCGCACTATTGACGAGCAGCGCTTTCCTGCGCTTGCAGAACTTCTCAAGCCCACCCGGCAGTTGAGTAGCACGGAGTTCGCAATGTTAATGGGCGCTGCAGGCATCGCCGACGCGGCGGCCCGGCAGTCCCTGCTCGACCACCTTTTGGTCGGCGGCAGGGTCGGCTCGGCGAGCGACTGGAGGGCGGTGAGTCGCGATCCCGGGTACGCGCCGGGCTCCGCGGATCAATATTACGGGTGGTACTTCCCTGAGTCCCTCAGTGTTTACGGTGAGTAA
- a CDS encoding IS21 family transposase yields the protein MYLRHLLQEAGGSRREAARRAGVGRSTLYRWLEEGLLDVPLETLRARYGPRPPRPSKLAPYHPLIHARLAEFPALQATRLFAECRAAGYPGGYSQLRAYVGTLRPASAPVVRFETAPGEQAQVDFAHCRLPWGIRYALIVVLGYSRLLWVRFYPRQDLRTLQHGLAACLDDWGGVPRHLLFDQMRSVLTRDDRLAGGGLLTNPECQRFAQHYGFRLRVCRPYRAQTKGKVERPIRYLRGSFLYGRTFVSDADLNAQVAHWLDTVANPRVHGTTGVVPAVRFLAEEQARLQPLPLRPYVSLLPPPRAVPPRPLAVPQVVVEHRSLAAYAALAGVEA from the coding sequence GTGTACCTACGACATCTGCTCCAAGAGGCCGGCGGCTCGCGCCGCGAGGCCGCCCGACGCGCCGGCGTCGGCCGTTCGACGCTCTACCGCTGGCTGGAGGAGGGCCTCCTCGACGTCCCGCTCGAGACCCTGCGCGCGCGCTACGGCCCGCGCCCGCCGCGGCCCAGCAAACTGGCGCCGTATCACCCGTTGATTCACGCCCGCCTGGCGGAGTTCCCCGCGCTGCAGGCCACCCGCCTCTTCGCCGAGTGCCGCGCCGCGGGCTACCCGGGCGGCTACTCCCAGCTGCGCGCCTACGTCGGGACCCTCCGTCCCGCGTCGGCGCCCGTCGTGCGTTTCGAGACTGCGCCCGGCGAGCAGGCCCAAGTCGACTTCGCGCACTGCCGCCTTCCTTGGGGCATCCGCTACGCGCTGATCGTCGTGCTCGGCTACTCGCGCCTGCTGTGGGTCCGCTTCTATCCCCGCCAGGATCTGCGGACGCTGCAGCACGGGCTCGCCGCCTGCCTGGACGACTGGGGCGGTGTCCCGCGCCACCTGCTCTTCGACCAGATGCGGAGCGTCCTCACCCGCGACGATCGCCTCGCCGGCGGCGGCCTGCTCACCAATCCCGAGTGCCAGCGCTTCGCCCAGCACTATGGCTTCCGCCTCCGGGTCTGCCGGCCCTATCGCGCCCAGACCAAAGGCAAAGTGGAGCGCCCCATCCGCTACCTGCGGGGCAGCTTCCTCTACGGCCGCACCTTCGTCAGCGACGCTGATCTCAATGCACAGGTCGCCCACTGGCTCGACACCGTGGCCAATCCGCGGGTGCACGGCACCACCGGGGTGGTCCCCGCGGTGCGCTTCCTGGCCGAGGAGCAGGCGCGGCTGCAGCCGCTGCCGCTGCGGCCCTATGTGTCGCTCCTGCCGCCCCCACGCGCCGTGCCCCCGCGTCCGCTCGCGGTGCCCCAGGTTGTCGTGGAGCACCGGAGCCTCGCCGCCTACGCGGCGCTCGCGGGGGTGGAGGCATGA
- a CDS encoding RHS repeat-associated core domain-containing protein: protein MQSAGTSGRRACTSGGWGGETDPETGLTFHRARYYSPELRRWTQEDPIGYGGGGNLYAYVGGAVLEGGIRVG from the coding sequence ATTCAGTCGGCGGGCACCAGTGGCCGAAGGGCTTGCACGTCGGGTGGATGGGGCGGGGAGACGGACCCCGAGACGGGGCTCACCTTCCACCGGGCGCGGTACTACAGCCCGGAGCTGCGGCGGTGGACGCAGGAGGATCCGATCGGGTACGGCGGCGGGGGCAACCTGTACGCCTACGTGGGCGGGGCGGTGCTCGAGGGCGGGATCCGAGTGGGTTGA